The following proteins are co-located in the Flavobacterium sp. CECT 9288 genome:
- the nagB gene encoding glucosamine-6-phosphate deaminase, producing the protein MKNTLDIKPDISYKSAGKFEETRFEKIHNEIFKNSVEASKIVAEEIATLIRSKQEENKNCVLGLATGSSPIKVYEELVRMHKEEGLSFKNVITFNLDEYYPMNKESKQSYHYFMHQHLFNHIDIHPDNVHIPDGTVAIEELNQYCIDYEMNIKNAGGLDFQLLGIGRTGHVGFNEPGSHINSGTRIITLDHITRVDASSDFNGINNVPKRAITMGVSTIMRSKRIVLMAWGQNKADIIKRTIQGEISSEVPATFLQNHPNATFVLDQSAASSLTRFETPWLVGECIWNQELKSKAIVWLCQKTNQSILKLTDRDYNNNGMSDLLAQEGSAYDLNINMFNVLQHTITGWPGGKPNADDAHRPERANPAKKRVILFSPHPDDDVISMGGTFAKLIKQGHEVHVVYQTSGNIAVTDDEALKFAEVCNDFVGEDSSKINFQAVIDFLKNKNDNQVDSLEVRKLKGLIRRRESYAAVRYIGLKDENVHFLDLPFYETGQIKKNPLGSEDIEIVADIIAKIKPHQVFAAGDLADPHGTHEVCLNAIFAALKQLKAKPYMKDCWLWLYRGAWHEWDLHEIDMAVPLSPDEVLLKRQAILFHQSQKDRVMFQGNDSREFWVRAEDRNKNTAKLYDELGLAEYEAIEAFKRFDY; encoded by the coding sequence ATGAAAAATACTTTAGACATAAAACCGGATATTAGCTACAAAAGTGCTGGTAAATTTGAAGAAACTCGATTTGAAAAAATTCACAACGAAATTTTTAAAAACTCAGTAGAGGCTTCAAAAATTGTTGCTGAAGAGATTGCTACTTTAATTCGATCCAAACAAGAAGAAAATAAGAATTGTGTTTTAGGTCTGGCTACTGGTTCTTCTCCAATAAAAGTATATGAAGAATTGGTTCGTATGCATAAAGAAGAAGGCTTAAGCTTTAAAAATGTGATTACATTCAATTTGGATGAATATTATCCAATGAATAAAGAAAGCAAGCAGAGCTATCATTATTTTATGCATCAGCATTTATTTAATCATATAGACATTCATCCTGATAATGTTCATATTCCTGACGGAACAGTGGCTATTGAAGAATTGAATCAATATTGTATTGATTATGAAATGAACATTAAAAATGCAGGAGGCCTTGATTTTCAATTATTAGGAATAGGTCGTACGGGACACGTAGGATTTAATGAGCCAGGTTCACACATCAATTCAGGTACTCGAATCATTACTTTAGATCATATTACTAGAGTAGATGCTTCTTCTGATTTTAATGGAATTAATAATGTACCCAAACGCGCCATTACAATGGGAGTTTCTACCATTATGCGTTCTAAACGAATTGTTTTGATGGCTTGGGGACAAAATAAAGCTGATATCATCAAAAGAACGATTCAAGGTGAGATTAGCTCTGAAGTACCCGCTACTTTTTTGCAAAATCATCCAAACGCTACATTTGTTTTGGATCAATCAGCGGCTTCGTCTCTAACTCGTTTTGAAACACCATGGTTGGTAGGTGAGTGCATTTGGAACCAAGAATTAAAAAGCAAAGCAATAGTTTGGTTGTGTCAAAAAACAAATCAGTCTATATTAAAACTTACCGATAGAGATTACAATAACAACGGTATGTCTGACTTGTTAGCTCAAGAAGGTTCTGCTTATGATTTGAATATTAATATGTTCAATGTGTTGCAACATACCATTACGGGTTGGCCTGGAGGAAAACCTAATGCCGATGATGCACACCGACCAGAAAGAGCTAATCCTGCTAAAAAGAGAGTGATTCTATTTAGTCCTCATCCAGATGATGATGTGATTTCTATGGGAGGAACTTTTGCAAAATTAATCAAGCAAGGACATGAGGTTCATGTAGTGTATCAAACTTCTGGAAACATTGCTGTAACAGATGATGAAGCTTTAAAATTTGCTGAAGTATGTAATGATTTTGTAGGAGAAGATAGTAGTAAAATTAATTTTCAAGCCGTAATTGATTTCTTAAAAAATAAGAACGACAATCAAGTTGATTCTCTAGAAGTTAGAAAATTAAAAGGGTTAATTAGAAGAAGAGAATCTTATGCAGCAGTGCGTTACATTGGATTGAAAGATGAAAATGTCCACTTTTTAGATTTACCTTTTTACGAAACAGGTCAGATAAAGAAAAATCCGCTTGGATCAGAAGATATTGAAATTGTGGCTGATATTATTGCTAAAATTAAACCGCATCAAGTTTTTGCAGCGGGAGATTTAGCTGATCCACACGGTACTCACGAAGTATGTTTGAATGCCATTTTTGCAGCTTTAAAACAATTAAAAGCTAAACCTTACATGAAAGATTGTTGGTTGTGGTTATATAGAGGCGCTTGGCATGAATGGGATTTACATGAAATTGATATGGCTGTACCGTTGAGTCCAGATGAAGTATTATTGAAACGACAAGCCATTTTATTCCACCAATCTCAAAAGGATCGTGTGATGTTTCAAGGTAATGACTCGAGAGAATTTTGGGTACGTGCCGAAGATCGAAATAAAAATACTGCTAAATTATACGATGAATTAGGATTGGCAGAATATGAAGCTATTGAAGCTTTTAAAAGATTTGATTATTAA